The Juglans microcarpa x Juglans regia isolate MS1-56 chromosome 2S, Jm3101_v1.0, whole genome shotgun sequence genome has a window encoding:
- the LOC121253098 gene encoding protein SIEVE ELEMENT OCCLUSION B-like, giving the protein MDTQLGGSSSQQPIVASSLQQPTQSNNPLQVPLQQTSQLGNVQQPSQQGSLQQSSQLGSLQQPGLTTNVLQGSLQQPSQLGSFQPTHQLGALQQHSLTNRFSPSSMQQLIKGDRSMITLSDDNVMVKQVLGTHAPDGREVDIRPLLYIVEDILNRTTLNPEGLMIAGTQAQVEYLEDKTHQANFLVLLDALSYTIDRISCEMQYKAFGGSDAHQTTLSIFHLVSSFAWDAKLVLALAAFALNYGEFWLLAQIYSTNQLARAMAFLRQVPGIIEHAGLLKPRFDALNDLIRAILEVTRSVVEFKELPSTYITQEVPALSSALAQIPTAIYWTIRSIVACAAQISSFTSLGYEFVVSTTEAWELSTLTHKLRTIRDHLKKQLEICNQYIEEKRDVEAFQMLVSLFEMVHIDNMKPLRAIIYPRDDLQPLVDGYSKKRVNIDVLRRKNVLLLISSLDISQEELSILEQIYNESRVQSTRLESQYELVWIPLVDRSVPWTDPMQKRFESLQSSMPWYTVYHPSLIGKAVVRFIKEKWHFRNKPILVVLDPQGRVVSPNAIHMMWIWGSNAFPFTSAREEVLWRDETWRLELLVDGIDPTILNWIKDGKYIFLYGGDDTDWVRKFTNTARAVALAADVPLESAYVGKGSKREQVRRVLATIAVEKLGHSWQDLAMMWFFWTRLESMLFSKIQQGKADDHVDPMMQEIKKLLSYDRDGSWAVLCKGSSVVVNGHGNSILPTLVEFDKWKENVRLQGFDVAFKNHHELLRGETYPCCRFEFSHFAGRIPEGMRCPECNRNMEKYTTYLCCHDEGNTPNMILYN; this is encoded by the exons ATGGACACCCAGTTGGGTGGCAGTTCTTCGCAGCAACCTATTGTTGCTAGTTCTTTGCAGCAACCCACCCAGTCTAACAATCCTTTACAGGTCCCACTTCAGCAAACAAGCCAACTGGGCAATGTGCAGCAACCCTCCCAACAGGGATCTCTCCAGCAATCCTCCCAGCTGGGTTCTCTGCAACAACCCGGCCTGACTACCAATGTGTTACAAGGTTCCCTACAGCAACCAAGTCAGCTGG GTTCTTTCCAACCCACCCACCAACTAGGTGCTTTGCAGCAACACAGCCTCACCAACAGGTTCTCGCCTAGTTCTATGCAGCAATTGATCAAAGGTGATCGAAGCATGATAACATTGTCCGATGACAATGTGATGGTGAAGCAAGTTCTGGGAACCCATGCTCCCGATGGCCGAGAAGTTGATATTAGACCCCTTCTTTATATTGTTGAGGACATTCTTAATCGTACCACTTTGAATCCTGAAGGCCTAATGATAGCG GGTACCCAAGCACAAGTTGAATACTTGGAGGACAAGACCCACCAAGCCAATTTCCTTGTCCTGCTTGATGCTCTGTCATATACAATTGATCGAATTTCCTGCGAG ATGCAATACAAAGCTTTCGGTGGCTCGGATGCACACCAAACGACACTTTCAATATTTCACCTGGTGTCTTCTTTTGCATGGGATGCTAAGCTGGTGTTGGCCCTTGCGGCTTTTGCTTTGAACTATGGAGAATTCTGGCTCCTTGCCCAGATTTACTCAACAAACCAACTTGCAAGAGCAATGGCATTCTTAAGGCAAGTACCTGGCATCATTGAGCATGCAGGCTTACTGAAACCAAGGTTCGATGCGCTAAATGATCTGATCAGAGCGATATTGGAAGTAACCCGGAGTGTAGTTGAGTTTAAAGAATTGCCATCCACGTATATCACCCAGGAGGTGCCTGCATTATCCTCAGCCTTGGCACAAATTCCAACTGCTATCTATTGGACCATCAGGAGTATTGTAGCTTGCGCAGCTCAAATAAGTAGCTTCACCAGCTTGGGCTACGA GTTTGTGGTCTCCACCACAGAAGCATGGGAACTATCCACCCTGACTCACAAGCTCAGAACCATACGCGACCATCTTAAGAAGCAGTTGGAAATATGCAACCAATACATag AGGAGAAGAGGGATGTTGAAGCCTTTCAAATGCTCGTCAGTCTCTTCGAGATGGTCCACATTGACAATATGAAGCCTCTCAGGGCCATTATTTACCCCAGGGATGATCTTCAGCCTCTTGTAGATGGTTACTCCAAGAAAAGG GTTAATATAGATGTTCTCAGGAGGAAAAATGTGCTACTGCTCATTTCCAGCTTGGACATCTCCCAGGAAGAGCTGTCAATTCTGGAACAAATTTACAATGAATCCAGGGTCCAATCAACGAGGCTAGAGAGTCAGTATGAACTTGTGTGGATTCCACTAGTGGACCGTTCCGTCCCATGGACTGATCCCATGCAAAAACGTTTTGAGAGCCTGCAGTCTTCAATGCCATGGTACACTGTGTACCACCCTAGCTTGATAGGGAAGGCGGTGGTCAGGTTCATAAAGGAGAAGTGGCACTTCAGGAATAAGCCTATCCTTGTGGTGCTAGACCCTCAAGGAAGGGTTGTGTCCCCCAATGCAATCCACATGATGTGGATTTGGGGAAGCAATGCCTTCCCTTTCACTAGCGCCAGAGAAGAAGTTCTCTGGAGGGACGAGACTTGGAGGCTTGAGCTGCTGGTTGACGGCATTGACCCAACAATACTAAACTGG ATTAAAGATGGAAAATACATCTTCTTGTATGGAGGGGATGACACTGACTGGGTTCGAAAATTTACGAACACGGCACGCGCAGTTGCATTGGCAGCAGACGTACCCTTAGAGTCGGCCTATGTGGGAAAGGGTAGCAAACGGGAGCAAGTCCGGCGAGTCTTAGCGACTATTGCCGTGGAGAAGCTGGGTCATAGCTGGCAAGACCTAGCCATGATGTGGTTCTTCTGGACCCGCCTCGAGAGCATGCTGTTCTCCAAGATTCAACAAGGCAAGGCTGACGACCACGTCGACCCCATGATGCAAGAGATCAAGAAACTCCTTAGCTATGACAGAGATGGCAGCTGGGCTGTGCTCTGTAAAGGGTCTTCTGTGGTGGTCAATGGGCACGGGAACTCCATCCTGCCTACCCTGGTTGAGTTTGAcaaatggaaggaaaatgtGCGCCTTCAGGGTTTTGATGTGGCTTTCAAGAACCACCACGAGCTGCTACGAGGTGAGACTTACCCCTGCTGCCGTTTCGAGTTCTCGCACTTTGCCGGAAGGATCCCGGAGGGAATGAGATGCCCTGAGTGTAACCGCAACATGGAGAAGTACACCACTTACCTCTGCTGCCACGATGAAGGCAATACTCCAAACATGATATTGTATAATTAG
- the LOC121252523 gene encoding glycerol-3-phosphate dehydrogenase [NAD(+)]-like, translating into MSPAMEAKAQPQEEAAATLNDDFSNDTVAHKSRVTVVGSGNWGSVAAKLIASNTLRLGTFHDEVRMWVYEETLSSGEKLTDVINSVNENVKYLPGIKLGKNVVADPDLENAVKDANMLVFVTPHQFMEGICKKLVGKIKGDVEAISLIKGMEVKMEGPCMISSLISQQLGINCCVLMGANIANEIAVEKFSEATVGYRENSQIAEKWVQLFSTPCFLVTAVQDVEGVELCGTLKNVVALAAGFVDGLEMGNNTKAAIMRIGLREMKAFSKLLFSSVKDTTFFESCGVADLITTCLGGRNRKVAEAFAKNGGKRSFDELEAEMLQGQKLQGVSTAREVYEVLSYHGWLDLFPLFATVHEICIFHLPPSAIVEHSERTPRFSLLDGSAAQYC; encoded by the exons aTGTCACCGGCAATGGAAGCCAAAGCGCAACCACAAGAGGAAGCAGCCGCTACACTCAACGACGACTTCTCCAACGATACAGTTGCTCACAAATCCAGAGTCACCGTTGTGGGTAGCGGTAACTGGGGCAGTGTTGCTGCCAAGCTCATTGCCTCCAACACCCTTAGGCTCGGGACTTTCCATG ATGAGGTGAGGATGTGGGTGTATGAGGAAACATTATCAAGTGGTGAGAAGCTCACAGATGTCATCAACAGCGTTAAT GAAAATGTGAAGTATCTCCCTGGTATTAAGCTTGGAAAAAATGTTGTTGCAGACCCCGACCTTGAGAATGCAG TGAAGGATGCAAACATGTTGGTTTTCGTGACCCCACATCAATTCATGGAGGGAATATGTAAGAAACTTGTAGGGAAAATAAAGGGAGATGTGGAGGCTATTTCCCTCATCAAAGGAATGGAAGTCAAGATGGAAGGCCCATGCATGATctcttctctcatttcccaGCAATTGGGGATTAATTGTTGTGTCCTGATGGGGGCCAACATTGCCAACGAg ATTGCCGTGGAGAAGTTTAGCGAAGCAACGGTTGGATATAGAGAGAACAGTCAGATTGCAGAGAAATGGGTTCAACTGTTTAGTACTCCCTGCTTCCTGGTCACGGCT GTCCAAGATGTGGAAGGAGTGGAACTTTGTGGCACCCTGAAAAATGTTGTGGCCTTAGCAGCAG GTTTTGTGGATGGCTTGGAGATGGGGAATAACACAAAG GCCGCAATCATGAGAATAGGTCTGAGAGAGATGAAGGCATTTTCCAAGCTTCTATTTTCATCTGTCAAGGATACCACCTTCTTTGAGAGCTGTGGTGTAGCTGACCTGATTACAACATGCT TGGGAggaagaaacagaaaagttgcaGAAGCTTTTGCCAAGAATGGAGGGAAAAG ATCATTTGATGAGCTTGAAGCAGAGATGCTACAGGGTCAGAAATTACAg GGCGTCTCAACGGCAAGAGAGGTTTATGAGGTTTTAAGCTACCATGGATGGCTAGATTTGTTTCCACTTTTTGCAACAGTCCATGAGATCTGCATTTTTCATCTTCCACCATCAGCCATTGTCGAACATAGTGAGCGCACACCAAGATTTTCTCTGTTAGATGGCTCTGCCGCCCAATACTGTTGA
- the LOC121252525 gene encoding alpha/beta hydrolase domain-containing protein 17B isoform X1, giving the protein MGGVTSSMAAKFAFFPPNPSSYKLVKDELTGLLLLSPFPHRENVEVLKLPTRRGTEIVAIYIRHPMATSTLLYSHGNAADLGQMYELFIELSIHLRVNLMGYDYSGYGQSSGKPSEQNTYSDIEAAYKCLEESYGTKQEDIILYGQSVGSGPTLDLAARLPQLRAVVLHSPILSGLRVMYPVKRSYWFDIYKNIDKIPLVNCPVLIIHGTSDEVVDCSHGKQLWELCKEKYEPLWLKGGNHCDLELYPEYIRHLKKFISTVEKSPSQRYSSRRSTDQFEQPRKSTDFFEVSRKSTDRREKPRQSTDRPEKLKNLSTNVDKLEKLRISFDHVERSRRSVDCHEKSRKSIDHQLERARKSVDRLDRIRTGQLYPKV; this is encoded by the exons ATGGGTGGGGTGACGTCGTCCATGGCGGCCAAGTTCGCTTTCTTCCCGCCGAACCCATCTTCATACAAGCTGGTCAAGGATGAGCTCACGGGTCTCCTGCTTCTCAGCCCGTTTCCCCACCGTGAAAACGTAGAGGTTCTCAAATTGCCGACCCGTCGGGGCACCGAGATTGTCGCCATCTACATTCGACACCCCATGGCCACCTCTACTCTTCTCTACTCTCACGGCAATGCCGCCGATCTGGGTCAGATGTACGAGCTCTTCATTGAGTTGAGCATCCACCTCCGCGTCAATCTCATGGG GTATGACTATTCTGGATATGGGCAATCATCTGGAAAG CCTAGTGAGCAGAATACATATTCAGATATTGAAGCTGCATACAAGTGTCTTGAAGAAAGCTATGGTACTAAGCAGGAAGATATCATCCTTTATGGTCAATCTGTTGGAAGTGGCCCCACTTTGGACCTTGCTGCTCGGCTACCTCAGTTAAGAGCTGTTGTTCTGCATAGTCCCATACTCTCTGGCTTAAGAGTCATGTATCCTGTAAAGCGTTCATACTGGTTTGACATATACAAG AATATTGACAAAATCCCACTGGTCAACTGTCCTGTTCTAATCATTCAT GGGACTTCAGATGAAGTTGTTGATTGCTCCCATGGTAAGCAACTCTGGGAACTGTGCAAAGAGAAGTATGAACCACTATGGCTTAAAGGAGGAAATCACTGTGATTTGGAGCTCTATCCCGAGTACATCAGGCATCTCAAGAAATTTATCTCTACTGTTGAGAAGTCTCCTTCCCAAAGATACAGTTCCAGGAGAAGCACAGACCAATTTGAGCAGCCTCGAAAGAGTACTGATTTTTTTGAAGTTTCAAGGAAGAGCACCGATCGAAGAGAGAAACCAAGGCAGAGCACTGATAGGCctgaaaaactgaaaaatctgTCCACCAATGTTGATAAGCTAGAAAAATTAAGAATCTCTTTTGACCATGTGGAAAGGTCTCGGAGAAGCGTGGATTGCCACGAGAAGTCTCGGAAAAGCATCGACCACCAGCTGGAAAGAGCACGGAAGAGTGTTGATCGGCTGGATAGAATACGAACTGG TCAACTGTACCCAAAAGTATAG
- the LOC121252525 gene encoding alpha/beta hydrolase domain-containing protein 17B isoform X2, with product MGGVTSSMAAKFAFFPPNPSSYKLVKDELTGLLLLSPFPHRENVEVLKLPTRRGTEIVAIYIRHPMATSTLLYSHGNAADLGQMYELFIELSIHLRVNLMGYDYSGYGQSSGKPSEQNTYSDIEAAYKCLEESYGTKQEDIILYGQSVGSGPTLDLAARLPQLRAVVLHSPILSGLRVMYPVKRSYWFDIYKNIDKIPLVNCPVLIIHMKLLIAPMVSNSGNCAKRSMNHYGLKEEITVIWSSIPSTSGISRNLSLLLRSLLPKDTVPGEAQTNLSSLERVLIFLKFQGRAPIEERNQGRALIGLKN from the exons ATGGGTGGGGTGACGTCGTCCATGGCGGCCAAGTTCGCTTTCTTCCCGCCGAACCCATCTTCATACAAGCTGGTCAAGGATGAGCTCACGGGTCTCCTGCTTCTCAGCCCGTTTCCCCACCGTGAAAACGTAGAGGTTCTCAAATTGCCGACCCGTCGGGGCACCGAGATTGTCGCCATCTACATTCGACACCCCATGGCCACCTCTACTCTTCTCTACTCTCACGGCAATGCCGCCGATCTGGGTCAGATGTACGAGCTCTTCATTGAGTTGAGCATCCACCTCCGCGTCAATCTCATGGG GTATGACTATTCTGGATATGGGCAATCATCTGGAAAG CCTAGTGAGCAGAATACATATTCAGATATTGAAGCTGCATACAAGTGTCTTGAAGAAAGCTATGGTACTAAGCAGGAAGATATCATCCTTTATGGTCAATCTGTTGGAAGTGGCCCCACTTTGGACCTTGCTGCTCGGCTACCTCAGTTAAGAGCTGTTGTTCTGCATAGTCCCATACTCTCTGGCTTAAGAGTCATGTATCCTGTAAAGCGTTCATACTGGTTTGACATATACAAG AATATTGACAAAATCCCACTGGTCAACTGTCCTGTTCTAATCATTCAT ATGAAGTTGTTGATTGCTCCCATGGTAAGCAACTCTGGGAACTGTGCAAAGAGAAGTATGAACCACTATGGCTTAAAGGAGGAAATCACTGTGATTTGGAGCTCTATCCCGAGTACATCAGGCATCTCAAGAAATTTATCTCTACTGTTGAGAAGTCTCCTTCCCAAAGATACAGTTCCAGGAGAAGCACAGACCAATTTGAGCAGCCTCGAAAGAGTACTGATTTTTTTGAAGTTTCAAGGAAGAGCACCGATCGAAGAGAGAAACCAAGGCAGAGCACTGATAGGCctgaaaaactga